A window from Citrus sinensis cultivar Valencia sweet orange chromosome 3, DVS_A1.0, whole genome shotgun sequence encodes these proteins:
- the LOC102630221 gene encoding protein DJ-1 homolog B-like isoform X4, producing the protein MVLISVRHVTPHSLRRHFPLTEHFLPKQIPSLKNRIFSFTTTATMSSTSKRVLVPVANGSEPIEAVITIDVLRRSGADVTVASVEKQLRVDACHGVKIVADALVSDCRDAVFDLIALPGGMPGATNLKESEVLETIVKKQASAGRLYAAVCASPAVALGSWGLLKGLKATCYPSFMEQLAPACAATVESRVQQDGKVVTSRGPGTTMEFSVALVEQLYGKERADEVSGPLEVMRANHGDEYTIAEFNPIQWTFDNSPQILVPIANGSEEMEAVMIIDILRRAKANVVVASVEDKLEILASRQIKLVADVLIDEAAKLSYDLIVLPGGLGGAQAFANSEKLVNMLKKQKESNRPYGAICASPALVLEPHGLLKGKKATAFPAMCNKLSDQSEIENRVVVDGNLITSRGPGISMEFALAIVEKFFGRNKALELAKIMLFTRA; encoded by the exons atggtattAATAAGCGTACGCCACGTCACTCCTCACTCTCTTCGTCGTCACTTTCCTCTCACTGAACATTTTCTCCCCAAACAAATTCCTTCTTTGAAAAATCGCATTTTCTCCTTCACAACGACAGCTACAATGTCTTCAACTTCCAAAAgg GTTTTGGTGCCTGTTGCGAACGGGAGTGAGCCGATTGAGGCCGTGATAACGATCGATGTTTTGAGAAGGTCTGGAGCTGACGTCACGGTTGCGTCTGTGGAGAAACAGCTTCGTGTCGACGCGTGTCATGGTGTCAAGATTGTCGCTGATGCTCTCGTGTCTGACTGCCGCGACGCCGTTTTTGATCTTATAGCTCTTCCC GGTGGCATGCCCGGTGCTACCAATCTGAAAGAATCTGAAGTATTAGAAACCATTGTGAAGAAGCAGGCTTCAGCTGGGCGTCTTTATGCTGCTGTCTGTGCTTCACCTGCTGTGGCATTAGGGTCTTGGGGTCTGTTGAAGGGATTGAAG GCTACTTGTTATCCGTCATTTATGGAGCAATTAGCTCCTGCTTGTGCAGCAACTGTTGAATCAAGAGTACAGCAGGATGGTAAAGTTGTTACGAGTCGTGGACCTGGCACTACTATGGAGTTTTCCGTTGCACTTGTCGAGCAGTTGTATGGGAAAGAGAGAGCTGATGAAGTTTCTGGGCCACTGGAA GTAATGCGTGCAAATCATGGAGATGAATACACTATTGCTGAATTCAATCCAATTCAGTGGACATTTGACAATTCTCCCCAG aTTCTTGTGCCTATTGCAAATGGTTCGGAGGAGATGGAAGCTGTTATGATAATTGATATTCTGAGACGAGCTAAAGCAAATGTTGTAGTTGCATCAGTTGAGGATAAACTAGAAATTCTGGCTTCTcgtcaaattaaattagtgGCAGATGTGCTCATTGATGAGGCAGCTAAACTTtcgtatgatttaattgtctTGCCA GGTGGACTTGGTGGCGCTCAAGCATTTGCGAATTCAGAGAAATTGGTGAATATGCTAAAGAAGCAAAAGGAATCAAATAGACCTTACGGTGCTATATGTGCATCCCCAGCTTTAGTGTTGGAGCCCCATGGCTTACTCAAG GGTAAAAAAGCTACAGCTTTTCCTGCTATGTGCAACAAGCTGTCAGATCAGAGTGAAATCGAAAACAGGGTTGTGGTTGATGGCAACCTCATCACCAGTAGAGGGCCAGGAATTTCTATGGAGTTTGCACTGGCAATTGTGGAGAAGTTTTTTGGCCGCAACAAGGCACTTGAGCTTGCAAAGATAATGCTTTTCACTCGCGCCTAA
- the LOC102628809 gene encoding probable LRR receptor-like serine/threonine-protein kinase At3g47570, translating to MSVLALQYLIASLAVTTLNDLTTDQSALLAFKAHVFYYRSALANNWSISYPICSWVGVSCGSRHQRVTALNLSDMGRGGTIPLHLGNLSFLVSLDISENNFHGHLPKELGQLRRLRVVNLAYNKFSGSFPSWIGVLSKLRILSLDNNSFTGPIPNSLFNLSRIEDLRAPFNFIGGNIPSRIGNLSKLVNLHLGFNNLQGQIPTEIGNLQNLEYLILGENNLSGFIPPTIFNISTIRILNLLGNQL from the exons ATGTCGGTGTTAGCGTTACAGTATCTCATTGCTAGCTTAGCGGTGACGACTTTAAACGATTTAACAACAGATCAATCAGCTCTTCTAGCATTCAAAGCCCATGTTTTTTATTATCGGAGTGCCCTGGCAAATAATTGGTCTATATCTTATCCAATATGTAGCTGGGTTGGTGTCTCTTGTGGTTCACGCCATCAAAGAGTCACTGCCTTGAATCTTTCAGATATGGGTCGGGGAGGCACCATTCCACTACACTTGGGAAATCTCTCATTTCTAGTGTCTCTTGACATTAGTGAGAACAATTTTCATGGCCATCTACCGAAAGAATTGGGGCAATTACGTCGACTCAGAGTCGTGAATTTGGCTTACAATAAATTCAGCGGAAGCTTTCCATCATGGATTGGTGTCTTATCTAAACTCCGAATATTGAGCCTTGATAATAACAGTTTCACAGGTCCCATCCCTAATTCTCTCTTCAACTTATCAAGGATAGAGGACCTGCGTGCACCGTTCAATTTTATTGGTGGAAATATtccttcaaggattgggaatTTGAGTAAACTCGTGAATCTGCATCTTGGTTTCAACAATCTTCAAG GTCAAATTCCAACCGAGATTGGCAATCTACAAAATTTGGAGTATCTTATTCTTGGTGAGAATAATTTAAGTGGCTTCATTCCACCCACGATCTTCAATATTTCAACCATCAGAATCCTTAATCTGCTTGGCAATCAACTCTAA
- the LOC127901224 gene encoding receptor kinase-like protein Xa21: MTESSSADRWSFLSSLTNCRNLTVLYLTSNPLGGVLPPIIGNFSASLQKFNADKCKLGGSIPKEIGNLRGLILLTLEFNDLNGTIPTSVGTLQQLQGLSLDENNLEGSIPYELCHLGQMYEIRLNGNKLSGHIPPCLASLTSLRELHLGSNNLTSSIPSSLWSVEYILEINLSSNSLNGPLPSNVQKLKVLRALDLSRNQLSGDIPSTIGALVDLETLSFAGNQFQGPIPKSVGSLISLESLDLSGNNFSGKIPKSLKTLSHLKQFNVSHNRLEGEIPFKGSFKNLSAESFFRNYALCGPPKLRVPPCKRGDSKSTKNVALIVLKYILPPIVSSVLIVIIIIMYIRCRKRSTKKSDHEDFLPLATWRRTSYLDIQRATDEFNECNLLGTGSFGSVYKGTISDGTNVAIKIFNLQLERAFRSCDSECEVLRNVRHRNLIKILSNCSNPDFKALVLEFMPNGSLEKWLYSHNYFLDILEKLNIMIDVGSALEYLHHGHSSAHIIHYDLKPTNILLDENMVAHVSDFGISKLLGEGEDSATQTMTMATIGYMAPEYGSEGIVSAKCDVYSYGVLLMETFTRKRPTDEMFTGEMSLRRWVMESLPHRLSEVVDANLVREEQAFSAKMDCLLSIMDLALDCCMESPDKRMHMTDAAAKLKKIKVKFLDNVATSS, encoded by the exons ATGACAGAATCATCTTCAGCAGATCGGTGGagttttctctcttctttgactaattgcagaaatttaacAGTTTTATACTTAACTTCTAATCCATTAGGTGGCGTCCTTCCACCAATAATTGGAAATTTCTCTGCTTCTCTTCAAAAATTCAATGCAGACAAGTGCAAACTCGGGGGCAGCATTCCTAAAGAAATTGGTAATTTACGTGGCTTGATCCTCTTAACCCTCGAGTTCAATGACTTGAATGGAACTATTCCAACTTCTGTAGGAACATTACAGCAGCTACAAGGTTTATCTCTTGATGAGAATAATTTGGAAGGATCCATTCCCTATGAGCTTTGCCACTTGGGGCAGATGTACGAAATAAGATTAAATGGAAATAAGCTCTCTGGGCATATACCACCATGCTTGGCCAGTCTGACATCTCTAAGAGAACTTCATTTAGGCTCCAACAACCTCACTTCTAGTATACCGTCATCCTTGTGGAGCGTTGAGTACATCTTAGAGATAAACTTGTCgtcaaattcattaaatgGTCCTCTCCCTTCCAATGTACAAAAGTTAAAGGTCTTGAGAGCTTTAGATTTATCAAGGAATCAATTATCAGGTGATATTCCATCAACCATTGGTGCCCTCGTAGATCTAGAAACTCTATCCTTTGCTGGCAATCAATTTCAAGGACCTATCCCTAAATCAGTTGGCAGTTTGATAAGCTTAGAATCCTTAGATCTCTCCGGCAACAATTTCTCTGGAAAAATTCCCAAGTCATTGAAGACACTTTCACATCTCAAACAATTTAATGTTTCTCATAATAGGCTAGAAGGGGAAATTCCTTTTAAGGGGTCTTTTAAAAACTTGTCAGCTGAATCATTTTTCAGAAATTATGCACTCTGTGGTCCACCTAAACTCCGAGTCCCACCTTGCAAAAGAGGTGACAGCAAAAGCACCAAGAACGTTGCTCTAATTGtccttaaatatattttgccTCCGATAGTATCCTCTGTACTTATAGTAATTATCATCATTATGTACATAAGATGCCGAAAGAGGAGTACAAAAAAATCAGATCACGAAGATTTCCTACCTCTTGCAACATGGAGAAGAACATCGTACCTAGACATTCAACGAGCAACTGATGAATTTAATGAATGTAACTTGCTGGGTACAGGTAGTTTTGGATCAGTTTATAAAGGAACCATTTCTGACGGGACTAATGTTGCAATAAAGATTTTCAATCTGCAACTAGAGAGAGCATTTAGGAGTTGTGATTCTGAATGTGAAGTTTTACGGAATGTTCGTCATCGAAATCTCATAAAGATCCTTAGCAATTGTTCTAATCCAGATTTCAAAGCATTGGTACTTGAGTTCATGCCGAATGGTAGTCTCGAGAAGTGGTTGTATTCTCACAACTATTTCTTAGACATTCTAGAGAAGTTGAATATAATGATAGATGTGGGGTCGGCTCTTGAATATCTCCATCATGGTCATTCGTCGGCACATATAATTCATTATGATTTAAAGCCTACCAACATTCTCTTGGATGAAAATATGGTGGCACATGTGAGCGACTTCGGCATTTCCAAACTCTTAGGTGAAGGAGAAGATTCTGCGACACAAACCATGACAATGGCTACAATTGGTTATATGGCACCAG aGTATGGATCAGAAGGAATTGTTTCAGCTAAATGTGATGTCTACAGCTATGGTGTGTTATTGATGGAAACTTTCACGAGAAAGAGGCCCACCGATGAAATGTTCACAGGAGAAATGAGTTTAAGGAGATGGGTAATGGAATCATTACCTCACCGATTGAGTGAAGTTGTTGACGCAAATTTGGTGCGAGAAGAGCAAGCTTTTTCTGCCAAAATGGATTGTTTATTAAGCATTATGGATTTGGCATTGGATTGTTGTATGGAGTCACCTGACAAGAGAATGCATATGACAGATGCTGCAGCGAAGCTCAAGAAGATTAAAGTCAAGTTCTTGGATAATGTTGCTACAAGTAGTTAA
- the LOC102630221 gene encoding protein DJ-1 homolog B-like isoform X5, with product MVLISVRHVTPHSLRRHFPLTEHFLPKQIPSLKNRIFSFTTTATMSSTSKRVLVPVANGSEPIEAVITIDVLRRSGADVTVASVEKQLRVDACHGVKIVADALVSDCRDAVFDLIALPGGMPGATNLKESEVLETIVKKQASAGRLYAAVCASPAVALGSWGLLKGLKATCYPSFMEQLAPACAATVESRVQQDGKVVTSRGPGTTMEFSVALVEQLYGKERADEVSGPLEVMRANHGDEYTIAEFNPIQWTFDNSPQILVPIANGSEEMEAVMIIDILRRAKANVVVASVEDKLEILASRQIKLVADVLIDEAAKLSYDLIVLPGGLGGAQAFANSEKLVNMLKKQKESNRPYGAICASPALVLEPHGLLKGKKATAFPAMCNKLSDQSEIENRVVVDGNLITSRGPGTSMEFALAIVEKFFGRNKALELAKIMLFTHA from the exons atggtattAATAAGCGTACGCCACGTCACTCCTCACTCTCTTCGTCGTCACTTTCCTCTCACTGAACATTTTCTCCCCAAACAAATTCCTTCTTTGAAAAATCGCATTTTCTCCTTCACAACGACAGCTACAATGTCTTCAACTTCCAAAAgg GTTTTGGTGCCTGTTGCGAACGGGAGTGAGCCGATTGAGGCCGTGATAACGATCGATGTTTTGAGAAGGTCTGGAGCTGACGTCACGGTTGCGTCTGTGGAGAAACAGCTTCGTGTCGACGCGTGTCATGGTGTCAAGATTGTCGCTGATGCTCTCGTGTCTGACTGCCGCGACGCCGTTTTTGATCTTATAGCTCTTCCC GGTGGCATGCCCGGTGCTACCAATCTGAAAGAATCTGAAGTATTAGAAACCATTGTGAAGAAGCAGGCTTCAGCTGGGCGTCTTTATGCTGCTGTCTGTGCTTCACCTGCTGTGGCATTAGGGTCTTGGGGTCTGTTGAAGGGATTGAAG GCTACTTGTTATCCGTCATTTATGGAGCAATTAGCTCCTGCTTGTGCAGCAACTGTTGAATCAAGAGTACAGCAGGATGGTAAAGTTGTTACGAGTCGTGGACCTGGCACTACTATGGAGTTTTCCGTTGCACTTGTCGAGCAGTTGTATGGGAAAGAGAGAGCTGATGAAGTTTCTGGGCCACTGGAA GTAATGCGTGCAAATCATGGAGATGAATACACTATTGCTGAATTCAATCCAATTCAGTGGACATTTGACAATTCTCCCCAG aTTCTTGTGCCTATTGCAAATGGTTCGGAGGAGATGGAAGCTGTTATGATAATTGATATTCTGAGACGAGCTAAAGCAAATGTTGTAGTTGCATCAGTTGAGGATAAACTAGAAATTCTGGCTTCTcgtcaaattaaattagtgGCAGATGTGCTCATTGATGAGGCAGCTAAACTTtcgtatgatttaattgtctTGCCA GGTGGACTTGGTGGCGCTCAAGCATTTGCGAATTCAGAGAAATTGGTGAATATGCTAAAGAAGCAAAAGGAATCAAATAGACCTTACGGTGCTATATGTGCATCCCCAGCTTTAGTGTTGGAGCCCCATGGCTTACTCAAG GGTAAAAAAGCTACAGCTTTTCCTGCTATGTGCAACAAGCTGTCAGATCAGAGTGAAATCGAAAACAGGGTTGTGGTTGATGGCAACCTCATCACCAGTAGAGGGCCAGGAACTTCTATGGAGTTTGCACTGGCAATTGTGGAGAAGTTTTTTGGCCGCAACAAGGCACTTGAGCTTGCAAAGATAATGCTTTTCACTCACGCCTAA